One window of Pseudomonadota bacterium genomic DNA carries:
- a CDS encoding DUF6364 family protein, translating into MQKGKINITMDKDLIDYMKIYAEEQRTSVSEVITQFILNLKRTKAGDPTELILSDPAFKETLFQTISDIKSGKTKWCKYDEVFS; encoded by the coding sequence ATGCAGAAGGGCAAGATAAATATTACGATGGATAAAGATTTGATAGATTATATGAAAATTTATGCAGAAGAGCAGCGCACATCAGTTTCCGAAGTGATTACTCAATTTATTTTGAATTTAAAGCGAACAAAGGCAGGTGACCCAACAGAATTGATCCTTTCAGACCCTGCTTTTAAAGAAACCCTGTTTCAAACCATTTCTGACATAAAATCCGGAAAGACAAAGTGGTGTAAGTATGATGAGGTTTTCTCGTGA